One genomic window of Medicago truncatula cultivar Jemalong A17 chromosome 1, MtrunA17r5.0-ANR, whole genome shotgun sequence includes the following:
- the LOC11419824 gene encoding protein C2-DOMAIN ABA-RELATED 7 isoform X1 codes for MDNNVLGLLKLRIKRGINLAIRDSNSSDPYVVVNIGHEQERKQKNKDKKRKKLKTRVVKNNCNPEWNEELTLSIRDVRVPICLTVFDKDTFFVDDKMGDAEIDLKPYTQCVKMKLDTLPNGCAIKRVQANRTNCLAEESSCIWKNGKVLQEMILRLRNVESGELVVEIEWVDVPGCKGLLGAQM; via the exons ATGGATAATAATGTTCTTGGTCTTCTAAAACTTCGTATTAAAAGAGGTATTAATCTTGCAATTCGTGATTCTAATTCCAGCGACCCTTATGTTGTTGTCAATATTGGCCATGAACAG GAACGAAAACAAAAGAACAAGGACAAAAAACGAAAG AAGTTGAAGACTCGTGTAGTGAAAAACAATTGCAACCCTGAGTGGAATGAAGAATTAACCCTTTCAATAAGGGATGTAAGAGTTCCAATATGTCTG ACAGTATTTGACAAAGACACTTTCTTTGTAGACGACAAAATGGGCGATGCAGAGATAGACTTGAAACCATATACTCAATGTGTAAAAATGAAGTTGGATACTCTTCCAAATGGTTGTGCAATCAAGAGGGTTCAAGCAAATAGGACTAACTGCCTTGCTGAAGAGAGCAGTTGCATTTGGAAAAATGGAAAAGTCCTTCAAGAAATGATTCTAAGATTGAGAAATGTTGAGAGTGGAGAATTGGTTGTGGAAATTGAGTGGGTGGATGTTCCAGGTTGCAAAGGTCTATTAGGGGCACAAATGTAA
- the LOC11421622 gene encoding uncharacterized protein At4g22758, whose translation MLLSKQKKNQNANNAKRRLLISINVLGSAGPIRFVVNEEELVEAVIDTTLKSYAREGRLPVLGNDHSAFFLYCPHLGSDAALSPWDKIGSHGARNFVLCKKPQAATNEAAAEDGSGTSSLPRRGSGSWKSWFNLNLKVSSH comes from the exons ATGTTGTTGAGCAAGCAGAAGAAGAATCAGAATGCGAATAATGCTAAGAGGAGGTTGTTGATTAGCATCAATGTGCTTGGAAGTGCTGGGCCGATTCGATTTGTTGTGAACGAGGAAGAGCTTGTTGAGGCTGTTATTGATACGACGCTGAAGTCTTATGCACGTGAAGGGAGATTACCTGTCTTGGGGAATGATCACAGTGCTTTCTTTCTCTATTGTCCTCATCTTGGATCTGATG CCGCTTTGAGTCCTTGGGATAAAATCGGATCACATGGAGCTCGAAATTTCGTGCTATGCAAGAAGCCACAGGCGGCTACAAATGAGGCAGCTGCTGAAGATGGAAGTGGGACTTCATCACTTCCACGCAGGGGAAGTGGTAGTTGGAAGTCTTGGTTCAACCTCAACCTTAAAGTTTCTTCCCATTAA
- the LOC11424253 gene encoding MLP-like protein 328 — MAQICVLEASVQLKSCPQKFFNFLKSQSQHIPNKAQSENVHGVEIHKGDWKTPGSVKIWKYSIEGKEETFNERIEVDEVNKTITYVAVGGNVLELYKNYKAIVNVENGNLKLRIEYEKLNDNTPPPKKYQQFIVNIVRDLDGNLVKG; from the exons ATGGCTCAAATTTGTGTCCTTGAGGCAAGTGTGCAACTCAAATCGTGTCCTCAAAAGTTCTTCAACTTCCTCAAGAGCCAAAGTCAACATATTCCAAATAAAGCACAGAGTGAAAACGTGCATGGTGTTGAGATTCACAAAGGCGATTGGAAAACTCCTGGCTCTGTCAAGATTTGGAAATATAGCATAG AAGGAAAGGAGGAGACCTTCAACGAAAGGATTGAAGTGGATGAAGTGAACAAGACTATAACATACGTTGCAGTGGGAGGGAATGTGTTGGAGTTGTATAAAAACTACAAGGCAATAGTGAACGTTGAGAATGGAAATTTAAAGTTGAGAATAGAATACGAGAAGCTTAATGATAACACTCCACCTCCAAAGAAATACCAGCAGTTTATTGTTAATATTGTTAGAGACCTTGATGGGAACTTAGTTAAAGGTTAA
- the LOC11419824 gene encoding protein C2-DOMAIN ABA-RELATED 9 isoform X2, with protein MDNNVLGLLKLRIKRGINLAIRDSNSSDPYVVVNIGHEQKLKTRVVKNNCNPEWNEELTLSIRDVRVPICLTVFDKDTFFVDDKMGDAEIDLKPYTQCVKMKLDTLPNGCAIKRVQANRTNCLAEESSCIWKNGKVLQEMILRLRNVESGELVVEIEWVDVPGCKGLLGAQM; from the exons ATGGATAATAATGTTCTTGGTCTTCTAAAACTTCGTATTAAAAGAGGTATTAATCTTGCAATTCGTGATTCTAATTCCAGCGACCCTTATGTTGTTGTCAATATTGGCCATGAACAG AAGTTGAAGACTCGTGTAGTGAAAAACAATTGCAACCCTGAGTGGAATGAAGAATTAACCCTTTCAATAAGGGATGTAAGAGTTCCAATATGTCTG ACAGTATTTGACAAAGACACTTTCTTTGTAGACGACAAAATGGGCGATGCAGAGATAGACTTGAAACCATATACTCAATGTGTAAAAATGAAGTTGGATACTCTTCCAAATGGTTGTGCAATCAAGAGGGTTCAAGCAAATAGGACTAACTGCCTTGCTGAAGAGAGCAGTTGCATTTGGAAAAATGGAAAAGTCCTTCAAGAAATGATTCTAAGATTGAGAAATGTTGAGAGTGGAGAATTGGTTGTGGAAATTGAGTGGGTGGATGTTCCAGGTTGCAAAGGTCTATTAGGGGCACAAATGTAA